A DNA window from Fragaria vesca subsp. vesca linkage group LG3, FraVesHawaii_1.0, whole genome shotgun sequence contains the following coding sequences:
- the LOC101301951 gene encoding galactokinase-like, with the protein MAQMMRHEELPIPIHSALDEVYGESSQLEEAQLRFHRLKTKFHKVFGHLPQLCARSPGRVNLIGEHIDYEGYSVLPMAIRQDTIVAIRRNEGEKVLRIANVNDKYQMCTYPADPNQEIDLKNHKWGHYFICGYKGFYEFARSRGIDLGAPVGLDVLIDGTVPTGSGLSSSAALVCASTIAIMAAFEENFPKKEIAQLTCDCERHIGTQSGGMDQAISVMAKTGFAELIDFNPIRATDVQLPAGGTFVVAHSLAESQKAVTAATNYNNRVVECRLASILLAIKLGMKPQDAILNVKTLSDVEGLCVSYASNHGSSDPNLAVKELLKEEPYTLDEIEKITGENLESIFQNSASSLDVLKAAKHFKLYQRASHVYSEAKRVHAFKDTVSSDLSDEDKLKNLGDLMNASHYSCSVLYECSCPELEELVNICKENGALGARLTGAGWGGCAVALVKDSIVPQFILNLKEQFYQSRISRGVINNNDLGLYVFASKPSSGAAIFKF; encoded by the exons ATGGCTCAAATGATGAGGCACGAAGAACTTCCGATCCCAATTCACTCGGCGCTCGATGAAGTCTACGGCGAGTCCTCGCAACTCGAGGAGGCCCAGCTCCGCTTCCACCGCCTCAAGACCAAGTTCCACAAGGTCTTCGGACACCTTCCTCAACTCTGCGCTCGCTCTCCAG GGAGAGTGAACTTGATCGGAGAGCATATAGATTATGAGGGATACTCGGTGTTGCCGATGGCCATACGGCAGGATACTATTGTGGCGATTAGGAGGAATGAAGGAGAGAAGGTTCTGAGGATTGCGAATGTTAATGATAAGTATCAAATGTGTACTTATCCTGCTGATCCTAACCAG GAAATTGACTTGAAGAATCACAAATGGGGCCATTATTTCATCTGTGG GTACAAAGGTTTCTATGAGTTTGCCAGATCTCGAGGAATAGATTTGGGTGCACCAGTGGGACTTGATGTTCTTATTGATGGAACAGTTCCTACAG GGTCTGGACTATCAAGCTCTGCTGCATTAGTTTGTGCTTCTACAATTGCTATTATGGCTGCTTTTGAGGAGAATTTTCCCAAG AAAGAAATTGCTCAACTTACATGTGATTGTGAGCGACACATTGGTACACAGTCTGGTGGAATGGATCAG GCAATCTCGGTAATGGCTAAAACTGGGTTTGCAGAACTGATCGATTTCAACCCTATTCGTGCTACTGATGTGCAACTTCCAGCTGGTGGAACTTTTGTTGTAGCCCATTCCTTGGCAGAATCTCAGAAAGCAGTAACTGCTGCTACCAATTATAATAATAGAGTTGTTGAATGTCGTTTGGCTTCG ATTCTGCTTGCTATAAAGTTGGGAATGAAGCCGCAAGATGCAATTTTAAACGTGAAAACTCTTTCTGATGTTGAAGGGTTGTGCGTATCATATGCTAGTAACCATGGGTCTTCAGATCCTAACCTGGCTGTGAAG GAGTTGTTGAAGGAAGAACCTTATACCCTTGATGAAATTGAGAAAATCACTGGGGAAAATCTAGAGTCTATCTTTCAAAATTCTGCATCGTCTCTTGATGTTTTGAAGGCTGCTAAACACTTCAAGTTATATCAG AGAGCCTCCCACGTGTACTCTGAGGCCAAGCGCGTACATGCATTCAAGGACACTGTATCATCAGATTTAAG TGACGAAGATAAGCTGAAGAATCTTGGTGATCTTATGAATGCGAGCCATTATAGCTGCAGTGTTTTATATGAGTGCAG TTGTCCGGAGTTGGAAGAACTTGTAAATATTTGTAAAGAGAACGGTGCTCTTGGGGCAAGGCTGACAGGAGCCGGATGGGGTGGCTGTGCAGTTGCTTTGGTAAAAGACAGCATTGTGCCACAGTTCATCCTTAATTTAAAG GAACAATTCTACCAGTCGAGGATTAGTAGAGGTGTCATAAACAATAACGATCTTGGCTTGTATGTTTTTGCTTCGAAGCCTTCGAGTGGCGCTGCTATTTTCAAGTTTTAG
- the LOC101302246 gene encoding uncharacterized protein LOC101302246 — protein sequence MDHKGLRDKDCEIDLESGVIVSEEDSSDSSVASVKKQAKTLLAKVYGGFSDSSVNAEDRVVFCGNGFNSNGVCPENLKSATNKTLDGNGGMDHTEKTRSKDKRKKTSNKKPPKPPRPPRGPSLDAADQKLIKELSEIAMWKRARVERMKALKKMKAAKASSSNSNVYAMVFTVLFCVVLIFQGISSSRSSTVGFEGSPLSAGRTQGSLISIQFFPNPSSNAPSGPGSESPNMVEQVAGSDQHEKLKRWA from the exons ATGGATCATAAGGGTCTGAGAGATAAAGATTGTGAAATCGATCTTGAAAGTGGGGTGATAGTTAGTGAAGAGGATTCAAGTGATAGCTCTGTTGCAAGTGTCAAAAAACAGGCTAAGACACTGCTAGCGAAGGTGTATGGTGGTTTTTCTGATAGTTCAGTTAATGCTGAAGATAGGGTTGTTTTTTGTGGCAATGGCTTCAACTCCAATGGGGTCTGCCCTGAGAATTTGAAGTCGGCGACAAACAAGACGCTGGATGGAAATGGTGGTATGGATCATACAGAGAAGACTCGGTCGAAAGATAAGCGAAAAAAAACGAGCAATAAAAAACCTCCTAAACCTCCCAGGCCTCCAAGAGGCCCGTCTTTGGATGCTGCTGACCAGAAGCTAATCAAGGAACTCTCTGAGATTGCAATGTGGAAACGTGCAAGGGTTGAGAGGATGAAGGCCTTGAAGAAGATGAAAGCTGCCAAGGCATCATCATCCAATAGCAATGTATATGCTATGGTGTTCACTGTTCTCTTTTGTGTAGTGCTGATCTTCCAAG GAATTTCATCTAGCAGAAGCTCAACTGTAGGCTTTGAGGGTTCTCCTTTGTCTGCAGGAAGAACGCAGGGCAGTTTGATCTCAATTCAGTTCTTTCCAAATCCGTCATCAAATGCCCCGAGCGGACCTGGTTCCGAGTCTCCCAA TATGGTAGAGCAGGTTGCTGGTTCAGATCAGCATGAGAAGTTGAAAAGATGGGCGTGA
- the LOC101307577 gene encoding cell wall / vacuolar inhibitor of fructosidase 1-like gives MKYSIQTPLLVLVHLVFLIVQTQSQSTDLLSKTCKKTPYYDLCLSSLQSSPQSSNSDIAGLAHIMADLVLSNATDTLDYIHSLLKQSPEADLQKPLANCAELYIPVVKYTLPQSIDALSNGHYGFANYGISDAAKEAQACEKGFSGSTKPLTDRNTLVSCLSEVAVAIINLVLG, from the coding sequence ATGAAGTACTCAATCCAAACCCCTCTTCTTGTTCTTGTTCATCTTGTTTTCCTCATTGTGCAAACCCAATCCCAAAGCACTGATCTTCTATCCAAAACATGCAAGAAGACACCCTACTATGACCTTTGTCTCTCATCTCTCCAGTCAAGCCCTCAGAGCTCAAACTCAGACATTGCAGGCCTGGCTCACATAATGGCTGATCTTGTTCTGTCCAATGCAACTGATACACTGGATTACATCCATAGCCTACTCAAGCAATCACCAGAAGCAGATTTGCAGAAGCCTTTGGCAAACTGTGCAGAGTTGTACATTCCAGTGGTCAAGTACACTCTCCCACAGTCAATTGATGCTCTCAGTAATGGCCATTATGGGTTTGCCAACTATGGCATTTCTGATGCTGCAAAGGAAGCTCAGGCTTGTGAGAAGGGGTTTTCAGGGTCAACCAAGCCATTGACCGATAGGAACACTCTTGTGAGCTGCCTCTCTGAAGTGGCTGTGGCCATCATCAATTTAGTGCTGGGATGA